Within Agarivorans litoreus, the genomic segment GTGATTACTCCGCATTATCACCTTTTAACTGCTTAACTGAGTTACGAATGATTAACTCTGGAGCCAGTTTCTCAGTTAATGCATGCTCCCGGTCATTAATTAACGCAAGCACACCATGAGCAGCTTCGTAACTTAGCTGTTCGATGGGGAAACTAACCGTAGTTAAGCGAGGGCGTATATGTTGACTGTAAGTGTCGTTATCAAAACCCACTATAGAAATATCTTCACCAATGGTTAGCTTAGCATCACTGCATACGTTATACACAGCTAGAGCAATGTTGTCGTTTTGACAAAAAATAGCGGTAAAGCCTTTATTGCGAGACATTAAACGCTGCACGGTTTCGTGATTACCTTCGTGATCAAAGCGGCCTTCAATCACCAAATTTGCATCATAAGCAATACCGGCCTCGGTTAAAGCGTTGCGGTAGCCCTGTAAACGATCGCGGCTTTCCACCTTACTCATTTGCCCCGTAATACAGGCGATTTTTGTATGACCAGAGTCGATTAAATGCTTAGTCGCTAAGTAGCCACCCAACTCATTATCAATCCAAATACAGCGCCCTGCTAGTTCAGGGATATTGCGATTTAAGATAATCGACGCAGGTGTATCTTCGGCAATTTTAATTAGCTCGTTGTCTGACAATTTGTCTGAATGGATGATTAATCCATCTACCTTTTTCGAAGCCAAAAACTCAATCGAATCGACTTCTTTGGTTTTGGATTCCTGACCACTAGTAACAATAAGATGCAAACGTTCTTCGCGAATAATATTTTCAGTGTTGTGCATTAAGGGGCCAAAATACGGCCCATCTAAACTACCCACCAGCATACCAATACTGTTAGAGCGATTAGACGCTAAAGCCTGAGCGAAAGTATTAGGCTTATAACCGAGTTGCTCTATCGCATTAAACACTTTGATGCGGTTTTTTTCCTTTACCGAAGAGTGACCGTTAATCGCTCTAGATACGGTAGCCTGAGATACTTTAGCTAACTCAGACACTTCCTTTATTGTAATCAACTCATTAACCCTATTATTCGAATACTTGCGTACTAATGCGCATGACGCAATGCTTGTTACTTTTTACTAAATATCGCCACAGCTTGCTAGTAATATGCGCGCAAACGGCGAGATAGTCGACAAAGTAAACGCTAACAAAATCAAGCCGTACATATTTTAAACAAAACACCACAATATCAAAAGTGCCAAGCGGCATCATCCCCTATGTTTACTAGGTTTGTACATTGCTCAAATCAACTAATCAATCATCAATAGTCACTTTAATAGCTAATGAGCGCCCACAAAAAAAAGAAAGCGCTTGCTAAAAAGTAAAGAGTAAAAGCGTTTAAACCACTAAAAAACCCATGAACTAATAGTTAACAGCCCTTATGCCAAATTCACCCACAAACCTCTAAAATAAAGGCTTTTGTGAGACGATGCGCAAATATGGATGACAGTTAAGTGGATCCAAAACGTCTATATTTAAAGCTACAGCCACAAATGCTATAAAGAAAGCGCTTACAAAAACTTTTAGCTTAGCAAGGAAGAATAATGATGATTAAGCCGAGTTCTGTTGGAAAACTCTCAGCACTAGCGCTAGCCACCACACTTACAGCCTGTGGTTCCACTTCGTCGTCTACAGACGGAAGTAATGGCTTAGTTCAAACAAAACCCGCTAAACAAATTACCGGCGAACCGGTCACTCCAAGTGATAAATGGAAACTGATTTGGAGCGACGAATTTGACGGTGATGAAATTGACACCCGCAAATGGGGCTTTGAGGAAAACTGTTGGGGCGGCGGTAACAACGAACAGCAGTGTTATACCGACCGCAAAGTAAATGCCTTTGTAGAAGACGGCAAACTTAACATTGTTGCCAAGAAAGGAAACTTCACCGGGCCAGACAACCCCGATGGCAAAAAAGGCTTAAATAAAACCCTTCCATTCACCTCTGCCCGTTTACGAACCTTAAATAAGAAAGACTGGAAGTATGGGCGCTTTGAGATCCGGGCTAAATTGCCATCAGGTCAAGGAACATGGCCTGCTATTTGGATGTTACCCTCTGATTGGGTGTATGGTGGCTGGGCAGCCTCGGGCGAAATCGACATTATGGAAGCCGTAAATCTAAAAACCAAGTCAGATGAGAGCGGTGCTATAGGCGAGCCAGAAGCACGTATTCACGGCTCTTTACACTACGGTAAAAAGTGGCCAGACAACGTTCATACCGGCCAAGGTGTAAAGTTGCCGAATGGCATTAACCCTGCTGATGACTACCATACCTACGCCATAGAATGGGAAGAAGGTGAAATCCGCTGGTATGTAGATAACTACCACTACGCAACACAAACTCACGAGGGTTGGTATAGCCAATATGAGAAAGATGGCATCTTAGTAAATGCAGAATCAGAAGCGCCATTTAACCAAAAATTCCACTTGCTACTTAACCTTGCTGTTGGCGGTAACTGGGCAGCAAAAGCCAATGAAGGCGGCATTGATGAGTCCATCTTCCCACAAACCTTTTCTATTGATTCAGTAAAAGTATACCGCTGCAGTGTTGACCGCTGGAAAGGTAAAGGTTGTGCAGCAAAATCCAACGATGCGGTAATGGTTGCAGGTTTAACTCCTCCTGCTATTTTAGCGGTAGATGATGCCTACGCAGATGGTCCACAACTAGACATTTACAGCGATAGCCTAAACGAGTCTCTAGCGTTTGAAAGCTACAACCCGGTAGACTCTGTTAAATATACGGAAGTTGACGAAGCAAGCCGCGGTAAAGTGATTAAAGTAGTTAAAAGTGGTGGAGCCGGAAATATATACTTTAGAGCGCCTCTTACCGACTTAAGCCACTGGTTAGAAAGCGGCCAACTGATCTTTGATGTTAAAATTGAAGAGCAAGCTAGCAACGCCAAACTGCTTGTGAAACTCGATAGCGGCTGGCCACAGACCAGTGATGTTGAAGTACCATTGCCAGCAGCGGGTGAATGGAAAGAAGTTCGCCTAAATATCAAAGACATTCTCGCTGGCGGAAATAGCTATGCAGCAGGTAAAAAAGCCGACATTACAGCAATTCGTAATCTATTGGTATTTGAACCAAGCGACAAAATGACCTTCAAATTAGATAATATTCGATTTGAAAAGTAATAAGTCACTAGGCCAGTAATTAAAAAGGGAGAAGCTTATACTTCTCCCTTTTTGTTAATCATCACTCAACAGTGCCTACTCACCTACTTGTAACTGATCCCAATAATACTGCTGCTCTCCAGTGTCTTCGCCTCGCCCCCCATAGTTAAAAAACAACGTCACTTTGTTGTAACGAGTATCACTCTTCCAGCTTGGGGTGGCTTGGTTAAAATCAAAAACTAACTGCTCCCATTGTCCCTGGCTTTTAGTTTTTACTTCAACTTCGGCAAAATTATCCGGTTGCTTGCTATCGGTTATCTTTAACCTTACTGGCGTTGCTGCAGCGGGAGAGTACAACCATAAGCTCATGGTTGGCTTAAGCTCATCTAATTGGATAGCCTGGGAAAAACCGGCTCCCTCTCCTAGGCTGGTTCCCGCCCAACTAGCCGCATTGGCTGATTTACGAGTAAGCGCTACTCGGCTGCGCTGCTTGCTAGGATCTTGGATTAATTGGCTATTATTGCCGCCGAAATCTGAGAAGTAGTAAGCCAAACCTCGTTGGCTAAAATTAAAGGGTAAACTTGCTTCCGGGTATTCAAAGCGTAGTTTGTCAATTTGCAAATCCATACTGGCTGTTGGCTCGATAACAAACAGATTAACCACCTTGGTCAAATCTACCGACTTGCCAGACACTAAGCTGTTTCCACGAACAGCTAGATCTGCCACGTTTATCCTCACTTCAGTCCACGCATTTAGCGCCGGTAAGTCAACTTCATAATCACTAGCATTAGGCCAACCACTATCCATTTTCACCAATAATTTAGCGCCTTTATCGTGACTAAGCAGCTTTAAATCAAAGATGAGTTGTCCACCCTCCTGCCAATGGTTCATGTTGGTCTCTGGTGCGGTAAAATGCACATTACCCGCTTTACCTGCTTTACTAATCTCAATCACCTGTCCGCGGTGAGGATCGGCAATTAGCCGATAGCGCATCGCATTTCTAGGGTCATAACTGTTTAACATTAAGCTGTAGTCCAGCTCATCATCAAATAAGGTGAAACGAGGCCCAGCCGCAAATTGCATATCCAAAGCTTCGGTAATCGGAGGCCTAAACCCTTCAACTAGGTTTGCTTCTTGCGGCACGCTATTACAGCCTTTACCACTACTTCTCTCCACAGTGCATTGATACACCCGCACATAGTCCACTTCCAATGCCTGTGGGAAAATATCACCATCCACTCCAGTGGCATTGGCATGCTCAGACCAAGAACCTCCCACATCTAAGTTTACGCCCAAGTAAAATGCTTGGTCGAAAGGTGCGGCTCCTTCGGCGGTCACCAATTGACCATTGTTGCGGTATTGGCTATACCACTCATCTTGCCGTTGAGTCGCATAGTGAACATTATCGATAAACCAGCGGATTTCTCCTTCTTCCCACTCTATTGTATAAGTATGAAAACCATCAGCCGGGTTAATGCCATTAGGTAACTGATAGTCTTTT encodes:
- a CDS encoding LacI family DNA-binding transcriptional regulator translates to MITIKEVSELAKVSQATVSRAINGHSSVKEKNRIKVFNAIEQLGYKPNTFAQALASNRSNSIGMLVGSLDGPYFGPLMHNTENIIREERLHLIVTSGQESKTKEVDSIEFLASKKVDGLIIHSDKLSDNELIKIAEDTPASIILNRNIPELAGRCIWIDNELGGYLATKHLIDSGHTKIACITGQMSKVESRDRLQGYRNALTEAGIAYDANLVIEGRFDHEGNHETVQRLMSRNKGFTAIFCQNDNIALAVYNVCSDAKLTIGEDISIVGFDNDTYSQHIRPRLTTVSFPIEQLSYEAAHGVLALINDREHALTEKLAPELIIRNSVKQLKGDNAE
- a CDS encoding glycoside hydrolase family 16 protein, which produces MMIKPSSVGKLSALALATTLTACGSTSSSTDGSNGLVQTKPAKQITGEPVTPSDKWKLIWSDEFDGDEIDTRKWGFEENCWGGGNNEQQCYTDRKVNAFVEDGKLNIVAKKGNFTGPDNPDGKKGLNKTLPFTSARLRTLNKKDWKYGRFEIRAKLPSGQGTWPAIWMLPSDWVYGGWAASGEIDIMEAVNLKTKSDESGAIGEPEARIHGSLHYGKKWPDNVHTGQGVKLPNGINPADDYHTYAIEWEEGEIRWYVDNYHYATQTHEGWYSQYEKDGILVNAESEAPFNQKFHLLLNLAVGGNWAAKANEGGIDESIFPQTFSIDSVKVYRCSVDRWKGKGCAAKSNDAVMVAGLTPPAILAVDDAYADGPQLDIYSDSLNESLAFESYNPVDSVKYTEVDEASRGKVIKVVKSGGAGNIYFRAPLTDLSHWLESGQLIFDVKIEEQASNAKLLVKLDSGWPQTSDVEVPLPAAGEWKEVRLNIKDILAGGNSYAAGKKADITAIRNLLVFEPSDKMTFKLDNIRFEK
- a CDS encoding glycoside hydrolase family 16 protein, producing the protein MSVKFCCKVAVLPVPLLLLACGATEQAKQSAEALPQSVGSPAAYWQLVWNDEFDADEIDQRKWHVEEHCWGGGGASQQCYTKRKANIQVSEGSLKLLAKKGSFTGPSLPSGDKRITKTQAYTSAKLSTKGKVDWRYGRVEVRAKLPQGQGTWPAIWMLPSEEKYGQWPASGEIDIVEAVNLKTPSDAKGADSAALENRVYGSLHYGRAVPENLRSGKDYQLPNGINPADGFHTYTIEWEEGEIRWFIDNVHYATQRQDEWYSQYRNNGQLVTAEGAAPFDQAFYLGVNLDVGGSWSEHANATGVDGDIFPQALEVDYVRVYQCTVERSSGKGCNSVPQEANLVEGFRPPITEALDMQFAAGPRFTLFDDELDYSLMLNSYDPRNAMRYRLIADPHRGQVIEISKAGKAGNVHFTAPETNMNHWQEGGQLIFDLKLLSHDKGAKLLVKMDSGWPNASDYEVDLPALNAWTEVRINVADLAVRGNSLVSGKSVDLTKVVNLFVIEPTASMDLQIDKLRFEYPEASLPFNFSQRGLAYYFSDFGGNNSQLIQDPSKQRSRVALTRKSANAASWAGTSLGEGAGFSQAIQLDELKPTMSLWLYSPAAATPVRLKITDSKQPDNFAEVEVKTKSQGQWEQLVFDFNQATPSWKSDTRYNKVTLFFNYGGRGEDTGEQQYYWDQLQVGE